A region of Toxorhynchites rutilus septentrionalis strain SRP chromosome 1, ASM2978413v1, whole genome shotgun sequence DNA encodes the following proteins:
- the LOC129763206 gene encoding uncharacterized protein LOC129763206 isoform X1 → MFSCLWQLWDWIDPPTFTTMDSKKLQQLQQANSHLAPIPQTKPPAFQQQNNDYRPTRSPVFQNHPQYQSFASNFAQINYPHQIRPQQPQQQQQQQQHLSAHSSPKSNSNSLYLSEYSSSSHVGPAQHHHTIGSHYHFDQIYQTSSPSSGSGERERLYQTAPRPTQHTHATQQQQQQQQQQQQQQQQHQQPLTKLELQFQQLQREKIQAQIKTATEALAHQQQTFALRQQLNPPVPNYHLKQNLLQNLSQQHQQQIQHHQQQQQQQQHLNRNAPPSSLNLTSHFQPAQGPMKMTNQNVHDYGATATNQHSINETLYQAAQQQQKHNHTKPPNNLQSPAPSQIIIQQNNPGQVVNQACQTQISGVKNQTQNQKSPNSDSLSSPYHDGLERRKSGPVHTLKSPVTKRPQNAPITMSGWLYKQGSDGLKVWRRRWFVLSEYILYYYKSQEEEKLLGTVLLPSYKISACFPEDKVYRKFAFKCEHTNMRTFVFAAETAESMTAWVRLLTLATMMQGSSESENSPPSNNARSGDNSDSGIQTYQSQVCKSGTVQAPVTPASDNGGGSQPLYANAPPKPRRANDGGYSSPSPEHIPERYDQEQPHLRPTETIYGVKTPEMMNNPNLLQAQSPLIKRGLNDQLVYDPTMHPNPQQGGPSYNDSIYGNAKRIERDLYIQKLIQQQQLQQQQLQQQQLQQLHQHKQQQQQQQLAMTQTPQHQQPQQQPRVLSTNPFAMYPNTDRRTPDTYGPPRATLEKHMSDYEDIYNLTVLSKSLPPTQKISSAGGCEDVAGSAAYRRPMSPLRNEGGQNSAMPMRYTPNYLEVSSSPAQQQHVQMRARPVQSTIPRPHSADFLDYEARNPTKTKLKEEPARAPRPKSSLDINRTPDNYYYSEASYAEKMRMQSASYLQRTNPGGISGKMRGDETQGNNSSTVPRDAYYSGRMDYGDEVHQGSASVPRTQRMTVSQLKKHPSQQEQFLRSASARLPRKEDDPSVRDGERKREESMKRLLEWKQRMLQSPLTRKISQQQQQQQFGMASPGSTGNPFLAKPSHIGVDANMYMEQDKQPPNQQQPQRSESKSNLEYNSYSSDDEDGTEITPAGRSSQENVSAFASAELESGETVPAAEVSDLAPKELLGENDTVDNSSHSSFPVLPDDDSNIYENNSIAVMSPNKNVEPLANSTFKERMLPLEPDSKYVPVYDHNAILKAPSAQSPEKINDKSEAMTNLPDRRITLADDDDNDPDNEEASFEYTDEDLDEALQADTSEEVEKSRREEDMQLLDVSSDNQSFYMPMAPKKPILNSDASDLKLTAMDILNSIQKGTTAVSGYQDENTYIEMTNGLSGKCVFGDDLRSTYEMIMVQSSSPPKVDQEPLYMELSQLRSNSLEKKEKQPDGMESATSTLKKKHSERSTLTKKHSKRNDLPDILKSNSSYLKNDDSSDGDDEPVKDAEKIKIKAARSRFSLSDTFRPASYYLGASTGTPMGDCMDSSDSEIVSPPPIPTTALPLDEHNSDEIFLSENFDTVKRRGDNNNKGSKPNSRCSMLSASDHRQPSQTSLSGSIDNKSQSGKNHYDSNRSSLQSNLYLGSCYNMERYDNGSNTSSDYDLYKRMKADTSGDDVSRRTSTSLSETESIELRRSSSKMDLHNRLKRRPISEDSLNEIRALGSFAIDETISNASFDQYLGNLENVYVNSEKDSSSCRMSWINDSLTNLPALDEYKNGHDNNIYYENVEIQSRCKSTTGNRTDDDSKAFYDSLEDVASSHEKITLSPLKERNLSIHDARCESEDLMAAGRSNLNIEIVDSVTTMSSMDLDQRSSCTVFDLTQTTTPAHSRGNSNLSDSAPYYYSDLQSRDSSLSDISKLTDMSRIKYPLKLNNQRDVGVKKTGISHIHNPISHVKAANILTAAEKDHEIDQRNIYESDRMIDKNVNKMLEVSLSSGGKNYYANKMTNNRPPSQLEETARISGEVSSSTSILASILKSSNSASSNQVLAALSNQSASSKSSLNIATDMSASGDQLWEEDNLWRDNLRRASHMHAKSMESLDHLGAASSSIQSKISTLNRKHLQRQMGKAITRDVTYVNDELLTKTQLSKKQKHPNDDNDVYVELANTVKVTDSATSDAHSDVYEVLRDETKYDIDRENIRQWDLMSSGLVNSANKCLESSEERDLYRNQSNKEKSTSRESTLKKRRKSSLGMDGSFQSVKGIVTSAPKPGTLICPTGSIEAASSTNIVDSNEYTPSPGSSHVFATSSDAHVHKKHSNTTH, encoded by the exons ATGTTTAGCTGTCTTTGGCAATTATGGGATTG GATCGATCCACCCACGTTCACCACAATGGACAGCAAGAAGCTTCAGCAGCTGCAGCAGGCCAACTCACATCTAGCACCAATTCCGCAAACGAAGCCTCCAGCATTTCAGCAGCAAAACAACGACTATCGACCTACACGGTCGCCAGTGTTTCAAAATCATCCACAGTATCAAAGCTTTGCATCAAATTTTGCGCAGATCAACTATCCGCATCAAATACGACCTCAAcagccgcagcagcagcagcagcaacagcagcatctAAGCGCACACAGTAGCCCTAAATCGAATAGCAACAGTTTGTACCTTAGCGAATACTCTAGTTCGAGCCATGTCGGACCAGCGCAACATCATCACACAATCGGAAGTCATTACCATTTTGATCAAATCTACCAAACGAGTTCGCCCTCGAGTGGTAGCGGCGAGAGGGAGCGGCTATACCAAACGGCCCCCAGACCGACACAGCATACACACGCaactcaacagcagcagcagcaacagcagcagcagcagcagcaacagcagcagcatcagcagccgCTCACCAAGTTGGAATTGCAATTCCAACAATTACAGCGGGAAAAAATCCAAGCACAAATTAAAACAGCTACCGAAGCCCTGGCACACCAACAGCAAACATTTGCCCTTCGACAGCAGCTCAATCCACCTGTTCCGAATTATCATCTGAAGCAAAATTTACTTCAAAATCTTTCCCAGCAACATCAGCAGCAAATACAAcaccatcaacagcagcagcaacaacaacagcatcTGAATCGGAATGCGCCACCTTCGAGCCTAAATCTTACCAGCCATTTTCAACCGGCGCAAGGTCCAATGAAAATGACCAACCAAAACGTTCACGATTACGGTGCAACCGCCACAAATCAGCATTCCATCAATGAAACCCTCTACCAAGCCgctcagcagcagcagaagcacAATCATACCAAACCCCCAAACAATCTCCAATCGCCTGCCCCTAGCCAAATCATCATCCAGCAAAACAACCCGGGTCAGGTGGTCAACCAAGCATGCCAGACGCAAATTAGTGGAGTAAAAAATCAAACTCAGAACCAAAAATCTCCCAATTCGGACTCGCTCTCGTCACCATATCACGACGGATTGGAACGACGGAAAAGTGGTCCTGTGCACACCCTGAAATCACCCGTCACAAAACGACCCCAGAACGCACCCATCACGATGTCCGGCTGGTTGTACAAACAGGGCTCCGATGGGCTGAAGGTGTGGCGCAGACGGTGGTTTGTCCTGTCTGAATACATTCTCTATTACTACAAAAGTCAGGAAGAGGAGAAACTGCTGGGAACGGTCCTACTGCCATCGTACAAAATTTCAGCCTGTTTCCCGGAGGATAAAGTGTACCGCAAGTTTGCCTTCAAATGTGAACACACCAACATGCGTACCTTTGTCTTCGCTGCCGAGACGGCCGAGTCGATGACCGCTTGGGTGCGATTGTTGACGCTGGCCACTATGATGCAAGGGAGCAGCGAATCGGAAAACAGTCCTCCATCGAACAATGCACGGAGCGGGGACAACAGCGATTCCGGCATACAAACCTACCAATCGCAGGTATGCAAGTCCGGTACGGTTCAAGCTCCGGTGACGCCAGCTTCCGACAATGGCGGAGGATCACAACCGCTGTATGCAAATGCTCCACCAAAGCCGAGGAGAGCGAATGACGGTGGTTATTCGTCGCCTAGTCCTGAACACATACCGGAGAGATATGACCAGGAACAGCCACATTTGAGACCAACCGAAACTATCTATGGGGTGAAAACTCCCGAGATGATGAACAATCCGAATCTTCTGCAGGCACAATCACCTCTCATCAAACGAGGACTTAACGATCAACTAGTGTATGATCCCACAATGCATCCCAATCCCCAACAGGGAGGTCCTAGTTATAACGATTCGATATACGGTAACGCCAAGCGTATAGAGCGAGATTTGTACATACAGAAATTAATCCAGCAGCAGCaactacaacaacaacaactccaGCAACAGCAATTGCAGCAACTTCACCAGCataagcaacaacaacaacaacagcaactgGCAATGACGCAAACGCCCCAACACCAACAGCCGCAGCAACAGCCCCGTGTTTTGTCCACCAACCCATTCGCAATGTATCCGAATACCGACCGACGGACTCCGGATACGTACGGTCCACCGCGGGCCACCCTGGAGAAACATATGTCCGATTATGAGGATATCTACAACCTGACTGTGCTTTCGAAATCCCTGCCGCCAACGCAGAAGATCAGCAGCGCCGGTGGATGTGAGGATGTGGCAGGTTCTGCGGCCTATCGTCGGCCGATGAGTCCACTGCGTAACGAAGGCGGCCAAAACTCGGCGATGCCGATGCGCTACACGCCCAACTATCTGGAAGTAAGT AGTTCGCCCGCACAGCAACAGCACGTGCAAATGCGTGCCCGACCCGTGCAGTCGACCATTCCGCGACCCCATTCGGCCGACTTTCTCGACTACGAAGCCCGCAACCCTACCAAAACAAAGCTCAAGGAAGAGCCGGCTCGGGCGCCGCGACCCAAATCAAGCCTGGACATCAATCGTACCCCGGACAATTACTACTACTCGGAAGCGAGCTACGCTGAGAAAATGCGAATGCAGAGTGCGTCCTATCTTCAGCGTACCAATCCCGGTGGGATATCTGGAAAGATGAGAGGTGATGAGACACAAG GAAACAACTCCAGCACAGTCCCCCGGGATGCGTACTACTCTGGTCGGATGGATTACGGAGACGAGGTGCATCAAGGATCGGCTAGTGTTCCCCGTACCCAACGGATGACCGTGAGTCAGCTGAAGAAACATCCCTCCCAGCAGGAACAATTTCTACGCTCGGCAAGCGCTCGACTCCCTCGCAAAGAGGACGATCCTTCGGTAAGGGATGGCGAGAGGAAGCGTGAAGAATCGATGAAGCGACTGCTGGAATGGAAGCAACGAATGTTGCAGTCTCCGCTAACTCGCAAAATAtctcagcaacaacaacaacagcagtttGGAATGGCCTCGCCTGGTTCGACCGGGAACCCTTTCCTAGCGAAACCTAGCCATATAGGAGTAGACGCCAACATGTACATGGAGCAGGATAAGCAACCGCCGAACCAACAGCAACCACAGCGATCTGAGAGCAAATCTAATCTAGAGTACAATAGCTATTCGTCTGATGATGAAG ATGGAACAGAAATTACGCCGGCAGGAAGGTCATCCCAAGAAAATGTTTCCGCTTTCGCGAGTGCAGAACTAGAAAGTGGTGAAACTGTACCCGCGGCTGAGGTGTCCGATTTAGCCCCTAAAGAACTCCTCGGCGAGAACGACACGGTCGATAACTCCTCGCACTCGTCGTTTCCGGTACTTCCGGACGATGACTCAAATATCTACGAGAACAATTCGATCGCGGTAATGTCTCCCAACAAGAATGTCGAACCTTTGGCGAACAGTACTTTTAAGGAGCGCATGCTTCCACTCGAACCAGACTCGAAGTACGTTCCGGTTTATGACCACAACGCAATACTGAAGGCACCCTCCGCCCAAAGTCCGGAAAAAATCAATGACAAGAGTGAAGCAATGACAAATCTACCGGACCGACGAATTACTCTGGCCGACGACGATGACAATGACCCTGACAACGAGGAAGCGTCTTTTGAGTATACCGACGAGGACTTGGACGAAGCGCTGCAAGCGGATACCTCCGAAGAGGTTGAGAAAAGTCGACGTGAAGAAGATATGCAACTGCTTGACGTTAGCAGTGACAATCAGTCGTTTTATATGCCAATGGCTCCCAAAAAACCGATCCTGAACAGCGATGCTTCCGACCTGAAGTTGACCGCGATGGATATTTTGAACTCGATACAGAAAGGTACCACTGCGGTAAGTGGCTATCAGGACGAGAACACTTACATAGAGATGACCAACGGGTTGAGTGGGAAGTGTGTCTTTGGTGATGATTTGAGATCCACCTATGAAATGATCATGGTTCAGTCCAGCAGTCCTCCGAAGGTGGATCAAGAACCGCTGTATATGGAACTATCGCAGCTCCGTAGCAACAGTCTGGAGAAGAAAGAGAAACAGCCTGATGGGATGGAATCCGCCACAAGTACGTTGAAGAAGAAGCATTCCGAGAGAAGTACACTCACCAAAAAGCACAGCAAACGTAACGATCTTCCGGATATACTGAAATCCAATTCTAGTTATCTGAAAAATGACGATAGCTCGGATGGTGACGATGAGCCGGTGAAGGATGCGGAGAAGATCAAAATCAAAGCGGCTCGATCTAGATTCAGTCTGTCGGACACATTTCGACCGGCATCGTATTATTTAGGTGCGAGCACCGGTACACCTATGGGCGATTGCATGGACAGTTCGGACAGTGAGATAGTCTCACCGCCACCGATCCCTACCACTGCGCTACCTCTGGATGAGCACAATAGTGATGAGATATTTTTGTCGGAGAATTTTGACACGGTTAAACGACGCggcgacaacaacaacaagggTTCCAAACCAAACTCGCGCTGCTCAATGCTCAGCGCATCCGATCATCGTCAGCCAAGCCAGACTAGCCTCTCCGGATCGATCGATAACAAGTCCCAGTCGGGGAAGAATCACTACGACTCGAATCGGTCCAGTTTGCAGAGTAACCTTTATCTGGGTAGTTGCTACAATATGGAACGTTACGATAATGGGTCGAACACGTCGTCCGATTATGATTTGTACAAGAGAATGAAGGCGGATACTTCGGGGGATGATGTGAGTCGTAGGACTTCCACATCGTTATCGGAGACTGAATCGATCGAGTTGAGGCGGAGCAGCTCAAAAATGGATCTGCACAATCGATTGAAGCGGAGACCCATTTCCGAGGATTCGTTGAATGAGATTCGAGCGCTTGGAAGTTTCGCTATTGACGAGACCATCTCGAATGCTAGCTTCGATCAGTATTTGGGCAACTTGGAGAATGTGTACGTCAACTCGGAGAAGGACAGCAGCTCGTGCAGAATGAGTTGGATCAATGATAGCTTGACGAATCTTCCGGCGCTTGATGAGTACAAGAATGGTCACGATAATAATATTTATTATGAAAATGTCGAGATTCAATCGCGCTGCAAGTCGACTACGGGCAATCGGACGGACGATGATTCGAAGGCGTTCTACGATTCACTGGAAGACGTTGCGTCCTCGCATGAAAAGATCACTTTATCACCGTTGAAGGAAAGAAATCTTTCGATCCACGATGCACGGTGCGAATCCGAGGATCTGATGGCAGCCGGCAGAAGTAATCTCAACATTGAGATAGTGGATTCGGTGACAAcgatgtcatcgatggatttgGACCAGAGAAGTTCCTGCACGGTGTTTGATCTGACGCAGACCACCACTCCGGCGCACAGCAGGGGTAATAGTAATCTTTCCGATTCAGCTCCATATTATTATTCGGACTTACAGAGTCGAGATTCCTCACTGTCAGATATTAGTAAATTGACCGATATGAGCAGAATTAAGTATCCGTTGAAGCTGAACAATCAACGGGATGTTGGGGTGAAGAAAACGGGTATTTCACATATCCATAATCCAATCAGTCATGTGAAGGCGGCCAATATTCTTACGGCGGCGGAAAAGGATCATGAGATAGATCAGCGAAATATCTATGAATCGGATCGAATGATCGATAAGAATGTCAATAAAATGTTGGAGGTGTCTCTCTCGAGTGGAGGTAAAAACTATTACGCGAACAAAATGACGAACAATAGGCCGCCTAGCCAGCTCGAGGAAACGGCTCGAATTAGCGGGGAGGTTAGTTCTTCCACGTCGATTTTAGCATCGATCTTGAAGTCAAGCAATAGTGCGAGTAGCAACCAAGTGTTGGCTGCGCTGAGTAATCAAAGTGCATCGTCCAAGAGTAGTTTGAATATTGCCACCGATATGTCTGCCAGTGGCGATCAGTTATGGGAGGAAGACAACTTGTGGCGCGATAATCTCCGTAGGGCTTCTCACATGCACGCGAAGTCGATGGAAAGTTTGGATCATTTGGGGGCGGCAAGTTCGTCGATACAGTCTAAGATATcgacgttgaacagaaagcaTTTGCAGCGACAGATGGGCAAAGCAATCACACGTGACGTGACGTACGTAAATGACGAGCTCTTGACAAAGACACAACTTTCGAAGAAACAAAAACATCCAAACGATGATAATGACGTTTATGTAGAGTTAGCAAACACCGTGAAAGTGACCGACTCGGCCACATCCGACGCTCACTCGGATGTGTACGAAGTGCTTCGAGATGAGACAAAATACGACATTGACAGGGAAAACATTCGACAGTGGGATCTAATGTCTAGTGGACTGGTTAATAGTGCAAACAAATGTCTGGAATCGTCGGAGGAAAGAGACCTATATCGGAATCAATCAAACAAAGAGAAAAGTACTAGTCGGGAGAGTACGCTGAAGAAAAGGAGGAAGAGTTCTTTGGGGATGGATGGGTCATTTCAGTCCGTCAAGGGTATAGTCACTAGTGCACCTAAACCTGGCACGTTGATCTGCCCCACTGGTAGTATTGAAGCTGCTAGTTCCACCAACATCGTCGATAGCAATGAATATACGCCAAGTCCTGGGTCCAGCCATGTCTTTGCCACGTCGTCGGATGCACACGTTCACAAAAAGCACAGTAACACGACACACTAA